One region of Flavobacterium sp. KACC 22763 genomic DNA includes:
- a CDS encoding tagaturonate reductase produces the protein MKKLNRINTGLEKLQPIKVVQFGEGNFLRAFVDYAFDKLNKEVDFNAGIAVVQPLKDGMVNMINDQDGLYTLFMNGIKKGEKIQDIVLINNIVKTINPYTEFANYLALAKEEELQFIVSNTTEAGIEFIESDTPDMQPPVSFPAKLTVLLYERFKHFNGDASKGVTIIPCELIDYNSETLKKIILQYVDLWKLEDAFKTWVSEACTYHSTLVDRIVPGYPRAEIEEYNNKLDYQDNLIVAAEPFFLWAIEGGDDLKAKLPFHKTNLNVKIVDDIRPFKMIKVRILNGAHTAMVPFSLLHGNKLVMETVNGDFTGKFVNSVISEISETLDMDKNEITAYSEEVMDRFKNPFIKHALADIALNSVSKFKVRVLPSLLGYYNANKKLPVNLTFSLASLIRFYKGTWNGQSLPVKDGEDITTFFNGLWKSDDYEKIARLTLQNKGFWDQDLTEIPGLTKAITIALEEIDSNGIEAGFAKFQERIK, from the coding sequence ATGAAAAAATTAAATAGAATAAATACAGGATTAGAAAAGTTACAGCCAATTAAAGTAGTTCAGTTTGGAGAAGGTAACTTTTTAAGAGCCTTTGTTGATTATGCTTTTGACAAATTAAATAAAGAAGTTGATTTTAATGCCGGTATTGCTGTAGTTCAACCTTTGAAAGATGGTATGGTAAATATGATTAATGATCAGGACGGTCTTTATACCTTGTTTATGAACGGAATTAAAAAGGGTGAAAAGATACAAGATATTGTGTTAATTAATAATATTGTAAAAACGATAAACCCATATACTGAATTTGCAAATTATTTGGCTTTAGCCAAAGAAGAAGAACTTCAGTTTATTGTTTCTAATACTACAGAAGCTGGAATTGAATTTATTGAAAGTGATACTCCAGACATGCAGCCGCCAGTGTCATTTCCTGCAAAATTGACGGTTTTATTATACGAAAGATTTAAGCATTTTAATGGAGATGCTTCAAAAGGAGTTACAATAATTCCTTGTGAATTAATTGATTATAACTCTGAGACGCTTAAAAAAATTATTTTGCAATATGTTGATTTATGGAAATTAGAAGATGCGTTTAAAACGTGGGTATCAGAGGCTTGTACCTATCATAGCACTTTGGTTGACAGAATTGTTCCTGGCTATCCAAGAGCTGAAATTGAAGAATACAATAATAAATTAGATTATCAGGACAATTTAATTGTTGCGGCTGAACCTTTTTTCCTTTGGGCTATTGAAGGGGGAGATGATCTAAAAGCAAAATTGCCTTTTCATAAAACAAATTTGAATGTAAAAATCGTTGATGATATACGTCCTTTTAAAATGATTAAAGTTCGTATTTTAAACGGTGCGCATACGGCAATGGTTCCTTTTTCACTTTTACATGGTAATAAACTGGTAATGGAAACTGTTAACGGAGATTTTACGGGAAAATTTGTAAATAGCGTTATTAGTGAAATTAGTGAAACTCTTGATATGGACAAAAATGAAATTACGGCCTATTCTGAGGAAGTAATGGACCGATTTAAAAATCCATTTATCAAACATGCACTTGCTGATATTGCATTAAATTCTGTTTCGAAATTCAAAGTAAGAGTTTTGCCTAGTTTATTAGGATATTATAATGCTAACAAAAAATTGCCTGTTAACTTGACTTTTTCATTAGCGAGTTTAATTCGTTTCTACAAAGGAACTTGGAATGGTCAAAGTTTGCCGGTTAAAGATGGTGAAGATATCACAACTTTCTTTAACGGATTATGGAAATCTGATGATTACGAAAAAATCGCTCGTTTGACATTGCAAAACAAAGGTTTCTGGGACCAAGATTTAACTGAAATTCCAGGGTTGACAAAAGCAATTACAATTGCATTAGAAGAAATTGATTCAAACGGAATTGAAGCTGGTTTTGCTAAGTTTCAAGAAAGAATAAAATAA
- a CDS encoding bifunctional 4-hydroxy-2-oxoglutarate aldolase/2-dehydro-3-deoxy-phosphogluconate aldolase, whose product MAKYSRIEVAQTMKENGMVPLFFHSDIELSKKVLKACYDGGSRLMEFTSRGDFAHEVFGALNKYALAELPGMILGVGSITDAASASLYMSLGANFIVTPVFREDIAIACNRRKVLWSPGCGTLTEIARAEELGCEIVKLFPADTYGPEFIKAIKGPCPWTNIMPTGGVYPTKESLSSWLNAGATCVGLGSQLISKDILDQKDFDELTAKVKQVLDIIKDIRK is encoded by the coding sequence ATGGCAAAATATTCAAGAATAGAAGTAGCTCAGACCATGAAAGAGAACGGTATGGTTCCGTTGTTTTTTCATTCTGATATTGAGCTGAGTAAGAAAGTTTTAAAAGCATGTTATGACGGTGGATCCCGATTAATGGAATTTACTAGCCGAGGTGATTTTGCTCACGAAGTTTTTGGAGCTTTAAACAAATATGCTTTGGCAGAACTGCCAGGTATGATTCTAGGAGTTGGCTCTATTACAGATGCGGCTTCGGCTTCTTTGTACATGAGCTTGGGAGCAAATTTTATTGTAACTCCAGTTTTTAGAGAAGATATAGCTATAGCATGTAATCGTAGAAAAGTGCTTTGGTCGCCAGGATGCGGTACTTTGACAGAAATTGCTAGAGCGGAAGAATTAGGTTGCGAAATTGTAAAACTATTTCCAGCTGATACTTACGGGCCAGAGTTTATTAAAGCGATAAAAGGCCCATGTCCGTGGACAAACATTATGCCTACAGGCGGTGTTTATCCAACAAAAGAAAGTTTGAGTTCATGGTTAAATGCCGGAGCAACCTGCGTTGGTTTGGGCTCACAGTTAATTTCAAAAGACATATTAGACCAAAAAGACTTCGACGAACTTACTGCAAAAGTGAAACAGGTTCTTGACATTATAAAAGATATTAGAAAATAG
- a CDS encoding sugar kinase: protein MSRVVAFGEIMLRLSTERHLRFSQSTAFGATYGGGEFNVCVSLANYGVNAEFVTRLPENEIGFSALKEIRKMNVESKNIVYGGERLGIYFLETGAGTRGSNVVYDRAHSAMSTIEKGQVDWDKVLEGAEWFHWSGITPAISESAAEACLEAIKVAHKKGIKISCDLNYRSKLWQYGKTPSEVMPEMLKYSNVILGDIDTAYFMLGIPKVNPNYQDEKSLPAVYDKLFELIPSLKIAATTLRYSVSASHQRIGGILYDGKAIYSAAVKEVTPVVDRVGSGDAFMGGLIYGLLEYNNNQRALDFAVAACCLKHTIAGDYNLVTLKEVENMIDGDGSALVSR from the coding sequence ATGAGTAGAGTAGTTGCATTTGGAGAAATCATGCTGCGTTTATCGACAGAAAGACATTTGCGTTTTTCGCAATCTACAGCATTTGGTGCTACGTATGGTGGCGGTGAATTTAATGTATGTGTTTCTCTGGCTAATTATGGAGTAAACGCTGAATTTGTTACCAGATTGCCTGAAAATGAAATTGGTTTTTCTGCTTTAAAAGAAATCAGGAAAATGAATGTCGAGTCTAAAAACATTGTTTACGGAGGAGAGCGTTTAGGAATCTATTTCTTAGAAACTGGAGCAGGAACTCGCGGAAGCAATGTGGTTTACGATCGTGCTCACAGTGCCATGTCAACGATAGAAAAAGGACAGGTGGATTGGGATAAAGTTCTGGAAGGTGCAGAATGGTTTCATTGGAGTGGTATTACACCAGCAATTTCAGAAAGTGCAGCTGAAGCTTGTTTAGAAGCGATTAAAGTCGCTCATAAAAAAGGAATTAAAATTTCATGCGATCTAAACTATAGGTCAAAACTTTGGCAATACGGAAAAACGCCAAGTGAGGTTATGCCAGAAATGCTAAAATACAGCAATGTGATTTTGGGAGATATAGATACAGCTTATTTCATGTTAGGAATCCCGAAAGTAAATCCGAATTATCAGGACGAAAAATCACTTCCAGCAGTATATGATAAATTGTTTGAATTGATTCCGAGCTTAAAAATTGCAGCAACGACACTTCGTTATTCTGTTAGTGCGTCTCACCAGAGAATCGGAGGAATCTTATACGACGGAAAAGCGATTTATAGTGCAGCAGTTAAAGAAGTTACGCCAGTTGTAGACCGTGTAGGAAGTGGAGATGCCTTTATGGGTGGATTAATTTACGGTTTATTGGAATATAATAATAACCAGAGAGCTTTAGATTTTGCAGTTGCAGCTTGTTGTCTAAAACATACAATTGCAGGAGATTATAACTTGGTTACTTTAAAAGAAGTTGAGAATATGATTGATGGTGATGGTTCTGCATTAGTATCAAGATAA
- the uxaC gene encoding glucuronate isomerase: MSQKFIHDNFLLENKYAEELYHNYSKNQPIIDYHNHLNPQFIAEDKIFDNITQVWINGDHYKWRAMRTLGINEQFVTGNGSDKDKFLNWGKTVPYTMRNPLYHWTHLELARYFDIYDLLNEKSAEKIYIETSEKINSQAYSTQNLLKKVNAELVCTTEDPIDSLEFHQKFANNSTGIKMSTAFRPDKAILIANDGYNAYLDTLGDVSGIAINTYADLQSALRKRIEFFNANGCKLSDHGLNQIDFENYTESEVNAIFKKKRENGELSPEDVLKFHSAILVFLSETYHEFGWVQQFHLGALRNNNARMHRILGPDTGWDSIGDYPQAQKLSAFLNALDSKDKLTKTIIYNLNPADNEVMATMIGNFNDGSVRGKVQFGSGWWFLDQKDGMTKQLNALSNMGLISCFVGMLTDSRSFLSFPRHEYFRRILCNLLGDEIKRGELPNDMEWIGKLVSDISYNNAKEYFKF; this comes from the coding sequence ATGAGCCAGAAATTCATACACGATAATTTTTTATTAGAAAATAAATATGCTGAAGAGTTATACCATAATTACTCTAAAAATCAGCCCATTATTGATTACCACAATCACTTAAATCCGCAGTTTATTGCAGAGGATAAAATCTTCGATAACATTACACAGGTTTGGATTAATGGTGATCACTACAAATGGCGTGCAATGCGTACTTTAGGAATCAACGAACAGTTTGTTACAGGAAATGGTTCAGATAAAGATAAGTTCTTAAACTGGGGAAAAACAGTTCCTTACACAATGCGTAATCCGTTGTATCACTGGACGCATTTAGAATTAGCTCGTTATTTTGATATTTATGATTTGTTGAATGAAAAATCGGCAGAGAAAATTTATATCGAAACTTCTGAGAAAATAAATTCTCAGGCGTACAGCACACAAAACCTTCTTAAAAAAGTAAATGCTGAATTAGTTTGTACTACAGAAGATCCAATTGATTCTTTAGAATTTCACCAAAAATTCGCAAATAATTCGACAGGAATTAAAATGAGTACGGCTTTCAGACCTGATAAAGCCATCTTAATTGCTAATGATGGATATAATGCATATCTGGACACATTAGGGGATGTGTCCGGTATTGCAATTAACACATATGCTGATTTACAGTCTGCTTTAAGAAAAAGAATCGAATTCTTTAATGCAAACGGATGTAAATTAAGTGATCACGGATTAAATCAAATTGATTTTGAGAACTATACAGAAAGTGAAGTAAATGCTATTTTCAAAAAGAAAAGAGAAAATGGCGAATTGTCTCCAGAAGATGTTTTAAAATTCCATAGTGCTATTTTAGTTTTCTTATCAGAAACGTATCACGAGTTTGGATGGGTTCAGCAGTTTCACTTAGGAGCATTGCGTAACAATAACGCTCGTATGCACAGAATCTTAGGCCCAGATACAGGTTGGGATTCTATTGGAGATTATCCGCAAGCGCAAAAATTATCTGCTTTCTTAAACGCTTTAGATAGCAAAGATAAATTGACTAAAACGATTATTTATAACTTGAACCCTGCTGATAACGAAGTTATGGCAACGATGATTGGAAATTTCAACGACGGAAGCGTTCGCGGAAAAGTACAATTTGGTTCTGGATGGTGGTTCTTAGATCAAAAAGATGGAATGACAAAACAATTGAATGCGCTTTCAAATATGGGTTTAATCAGCTGTTTTGTTGGAATGTTGACAGATTCTAGAAGTTTCTTATCGTTCCCAAGACACGAATATTTCAGACGTATTTTATGTAACCTTTTGGGAGACGAAATCAAAAGAGGAGAACTTCCAAACGATATGGAATGGATCGGAAAGTTAGTTTCTGATATTTCATACAACAACGCTAAAGAATATTTTAAGTTTTAA
- a CDS encoding gluconate 5-dehydrogenase, whose protein sequence is MTNLFDIKGKVALITGSTHGLGMAMAKGLGQAGATIVVNGNSSQEKIDHAVAELKSEGINAVGYKFNVTEEQEVKAAVAKIESEVGSIDILINNAGIIKRIPLLDMEVSDFREVVDIDLVSPFIVSKHVAKGMIERRQGKIINICSMMSELGRNTVSAYAAAKGGLKMLTKNMATEWAKYNVQINGIGPGYFATEQTKPIRVDGHPFNDFIISRTPAAKWGDPSDLAGAAIFLSSKASDFVNGHILYVDGGILATIGKPSNEE, encoded by the coding sequence ATGACAAATTTGTTTGATATAAAAGGAAAAGTTGCCTTAATAACAGGAAGTACACACGGACTGGGAATGGCAATGGCAAAAGGATTAGGTCAGGCGGGTGCAACAATTGTTGTGAACGGAAATTCTTCTCAAGAAAAAATTGATCATGCCGTAGCCGAATTAAAAAGTGAAGGAATCAATGCAGTAGGATACAAATTTAATGTAACCGAAGAGCAAGAAGTAAAAGCTGCTGTTGCAAAAATTGAAAGCGAAGTTGGGTCAATCGATATCTTGATCAATAATGCTGGAATTATCAAAAGAATTCCGTTGCTTGATATGGAAGTATCAGACTTTAGAGAAGTAGTTGATATTGATTTGGTAAGTCCGTTTATCGTTTCTAAGCATGTTGCAAAAGGAATGATTGAAAGACGTCAAGGAAAAATCATCAACATTTGCTCTATGATGAGTGAATTGGGACGAAATACAGTTTCTGCTTATGCTGCTGCAAAAGGTGGTTTGAAAATGCTGACTAAAAACATGGCAACAGAATGGGCAAAATACAATGTTCAGATCAACGGAATCGGTCCTGGATATTTTGCAACAGAACAGACAAAACCAATTAGAGTTGACGGGCATCCGTTTAACGATTTTATCATTAGCAGAACGCCAGCTGCAAAATGGGGAGACCCGAGCGATTTGGCTGGAGCAGCGATATTTTTATCATCAAAAGCGAGTGATTTTGTAAACGGTCACATCTTGTATGTTGACGGCGGAATCCTTGCTACAATAGGAAAACCTTCAAACGAAGAATAA
- the kduI gene encoding 5-dehydro-4-deoxy-D-glucuronate isomerase gives MTKYSSRYASSPEAVKKYDTQQLREEFLIDDLMQEDEVVLVYSHYDRYIAGSAVPVKGDLALETIDPLKAPYFLERRELGIINVGGSGSVVVEGTTYELGFKDALYIGAGNKEVVFKSDDKNNPAKFYLNSAPAHTTYPTKKVSLAEANKLQLGTMETANHRTVNQMIIGSVVTTCQLQMGMTELKPGSVWNTMPAHVHDRRMEVYFYLDIPQDQAVCHFMGQPQETRHIWMNNHQAVISPPWSIHSGSGTSNYTFIWGMAGENLDYGDMDVCKITDLR, from the coding sequence ATGACAAAATATAGTTCAAGATACGCGTCAAGCCCAGAAGCTGTAAAAAAGTATGATACGCAGCAATTGAGAGAAGAATTCTTAATTGATGACTTAATGCAGGAAGATGAAGTGGTTTTGGTTTATTCGCATTACGACAGATACATTGCGGGTTCTGCAGTTCCTGTAAAAGGTGATTTAGCTTTAGAAACGATCGATCCTTTAAAAGCGCCTTATTTTTTAGAGCGTAGAGAATTAGGAATCATCAATGTTGGAGGAAGCGGTTCTGTTGTCGTAGAAGGAACAACTTATGAGTTAGGTTTTAAAGATGCTTTGTATATCGGAGCAGGAAATAAAGAAGTGGTTTTTAAAAGTGATGACAAAAACAATCCTGCTAAATTCTATTTAAACTCTGCTCCAGCGCATACGACTTACCCAACTAAAAAAGTAAGTTTAGCTGAAGCTAATAAATTACAATTGGGAACAATGGAAACGGCAAATCACCGTACTGTAAACCAAATGATTATTGGAAGTGTGGTTACCACTTGCCAATTGCAAATGGGAATGACAGAATTGAAACCAGGAAGTGTTTGGAATACCATGCCAGCTCACGTTCACGATCGTAGAATGGAAGTATATTTTTATTTAGATATTCCGCAAGATCAGGCAGTTTGTCACTTTATGGGGCAGCCACAAGAAACAAGACATATCTGGATGAACAATCATCAGGCAGTAATTTCTCCGCCTTGGTCTATTCACTCAGGTTCTGGAACTAGCAATTATACTTTTATCTGGGGAATGGCTGGTGAAAACTTAGATTACGGAGATATGGATGTTTGTAAAATCACTGATTTAAGATAA
- a CDS encoding MFS transporter, which translates to MNQANAAIGKYRWTICSLVFFATTVNYLDRNVISYLRPFLAEAFHWTPEQEVIDYSNIELAFKIAYALGMLVAGGIIDKLGTKLGYAIATGLWSLAAIGHALATGTGGFLIARVFLGVTEAGNFPAAIKATAEWFPQKERALATGIFNSGSNIGAIIVPLTVPHIAENYGWQWAFIITGIVGFIWLALWFLLYEVPQKQKRLSQAELEYITSDQVEEVEEESKEKVSWIKLLSFRQTWAFAIGKLLTDPVWWFYLFWLPDFLMKQYKLNATEIIWPCALVYMIGSIGSIGGGWLPLKLINNNWPAYKARKTSMLLYAFAVLPVLFAQQLGTINIWFAILVIGLAVSAHQAWSANIFTTVSDMFPKKATASVTGLGGMFGALGGILLTLLVQKNMFVYYTKLGKVETGYFIMFCICGASYLLAWLIMHILVPRMKKVEL; encoded by the coding sequence ATGAACCAAGCTAATGCAGCAATAGGAAAATACCGTTGGACTATTTGCAGTTTAGTTTTTTTTGCTACAACTGTCAATTATCTGGATAGAAATGTAATAAGTTACCTTCGGCCTTTTTTGGCAGAAGCGTTTCACTGGACTCCCGAACAGGAGGTTATAGATTACTCGAATATCGAACTGGCATTTAAAATTGCATATGCGCTCGGAATGCTGGTTGCGGGAGGAATTATTGATAAGTTGGGAACTAAGTTAGGTTATGCCATTGCAACAGGATTATGGAGTTTAGCGGCAATTGGACATGCATTGGCAACAGGAACAGGAGGATTTTTAATTGCCCGAGTGTTTTTAGGAGTTACAGAAGCAGGAAACTTTCCGGCAGCAATTAAGGCTACAGCAGAATGGTTTCCGCAGAAAGAAAGAGCTCTTGCAACAGGGATTTTTAATTCTGGAAGTAATATTGGTGCTATAATCGTACCTTTAACAGTGCCTCATATTGCAGAAAACTATGGCTGGCAGTGGGCATTTATCATAACAGGGATTGTAGGGTTTATTTGGCTTGCTTTATGGTTTTTGTTATATGAAGTGCCTCAGAAGCAAAAACGTTTATCTCAAGCAGAATTAGAATATATTACTTCAGATCAAGTAGAGGAAGTAGAAGAAGAGTCAAAAGAAAAGGTTTCTTGGATAAAATTATTATCCTTTCGCCAGACTTGGGCTTTTGCAATTGGTAAATTATTGACAGATCCTGTTTGGTGGTTTTATTTGTTCTGGTTGCCAGATTTCTTGATGAAACAATACAAGCTTAATGCAACAGAGATTATTTGGCCTTGCGCATTAGTTTATATGATTGGAAGTATTGGAAGCATTGGCGGAGGATGGCTTCCTTTGAAATTAATAAATAACAATTGGCCTGCCTACAAAGCTCGTAAAACTAGTATGCTGCTTTATGCATTTGCTGTATTGCCGGTTTTGTTCGCTCAGCAATTGGGAACTATAAATATCTGGTTTGCAATTTTGGTAATCGGATTGGCGGTTTCTGCGCATCAGGCGTGGAGTGCCAATATCTTTACAACAGTATCAGATATGTTTCCTAAAAAAGCAACAGCATCTGTTACCGGATTAGGAGGAATGTTTGGAGCGCTCGGCGGAATTTTGCTGACATTGCTAGTTCAGAAAAACATGTTTGTTTACTATACTAAACTTGGAAAAGTAGAAACAGGTTATTTTATTATGTTCTGTATTTGTGGAGCCTCATATTTATTGGCTTGGCTGATAATGCATATTCTGGTTCCTCGAATGAAAAAAGTCGAATTATAA
- a CDS encoding MFS transporter: MNQTETVAVNQSVKTTGKYRWSICALLFFATTINYLDRQVLSLTWSDFIAPEFHWTNNDYGNITALFSIFYAVSLLFAGRFVDWLDTKKGFLWAIGIWSVGACLHAFCGIATSGIIAGEWLVGFHGSKEIISTISDTALVINVSVALFIFARFVLAVGEAGNFPAAIKTTAEYFPKKDRAFATSIFNAGATVGALAAPITIPFIAKSFGWEMSFIIIGALGFVWMGFWMFMYDKPEKHSRVSPEELAYIQQDDIEDSKIGFKPEAGGKVSLADCFKYKQTWAFAFGKFMTDGVWWFFLFWTPAYLSSVYGMDSTEAALPLFVLYMITLLSIIGGWLPTYFVEKKGMNPYEGRMRAMLIFAFFPLLALIAQPLGYISYWVPVIIIGIAGAAHQSWSANIFTTVGDMFPKKAIATITGIGGLAGGVGSTLINKGSGVLFDYAKDTNMAFMGFKGIEAGYFIIFSICAVCYLTGWIVMKTLVPKYSPITDL; encoded by the coding sequence ATGAATCAAACCGAGACCGTTGCAGTAAACCAGAGTGTCAAAACCACAGGAAAATACCGTTGGAGTATTTGTGCATTGCTGTTTTTTGCAACTACAATCAATTACCTAGACAGACAAGTATTGTCGTTAACATGGAGCGATTTTATCGCGCCAGAATTTCACTGGACCAATAACGACTACGGAAATATCACTGCTTTGTTTTCTATTTTTTATGCAGTGTCATTATTGTTTGCAGGACGATTTGTAGATTGGTTGGATACTAAAAAAGGATTTCTTTGGGCAATCGGAATCTGGTCAGTAGGAGCCTGTCTTCATGCTTTCTGCGGTATTGCAACTTCAGGAATTATTGCAGGAGAATGGTTAGTGGGCTTTCATGGTTCAAAAGAAATAATCAGTACAATAAGCGATACAGCGTTGGTTATCAATGTGAGTGTTGCTTTATTTATTTTTGCTCGTTTTGTTCTAGCAGTTGGAGAAGCAGGAAACTTCCCTGCGGCAATTAAAACTACAGCAGAATATTTTCCTAAAAAAGACAGAGCTTTTGCAACTAGTATTTTCAACGCTGGAGCGACAGTTGGAGCCTTGGCAGCGCCCATTACAATTCCGTTTATCGCAAAATCTTTTGGATGGGAAATGTCATTTATCATTATCGGAGCTTTAGGTTTTGTTTGGATGGGATTTTGGATGTTTATGTACGATAAACCAGAAAAACATTCAAGAGTTTCTCCAGAAGAATTGGCTTATATTCAGCAAGATGATATTGAAGACAGCAAGATTGGTTTTAAGCCTGAAGCTGGAGGAAAAGTGTCTTTAGCAGATTGCTTCAAATACAAACAAACTTGGGCTTTTGCATTTGGTAAATTCATGACAGATGGCGTTTGGTGGTTCTTTTTATTCTGGACTCCAGCGTATTTAAGTTCTGTGTATGGAATGGATTCTACAGAAGCGGCATTACCTTTATTTGTGCTTTACATGATTACATTATTATCCATTATTGGAGGCTGGTTGCCAACGTATTTCGTAGAGAAAAAAGGAATGAATCCGTACGAAGGAAGAATGAGAGCAATGTTAATATTTGCATTTTTCCCATTATTAGCCTTGATTGCACAGCCATTAGGATACATCAGTTATTGGGTTCCGGTAATTATCATCGGAATTGCTGGTGCGGCTCACCAATCTTGGTCGGCAAATATTTTTACAACAGTAGGAGATATGTTTCCTAAAAAAGCAATTGCAACTATTACAGGAATTGGAGGTTTAGCAGGTGGAGTTGGTTCAACGTTGATTAATAAAGGATCTGGAGTATTGTTTGATTATGCAAAAGATACCAATATGGCTTTTATGGGATTTAAAGGAATTGAAGCTGGATATTTTATCATATTTTCTATTTGCGCAGTTTGTTATTTAACAGGCTGGATTGTAATGAAAACATTGGTTCCAAAATACAGTCCGATTACAGATCTCTAA
- a CDS encoding alpha/beta hydrolase, giving the protein MKTTRTQSSRGITLSFLLFSGLFSMNAQDQVIPLWDKIPDEIKAVNYKEKPELKDGKMQSTSQVSVPTLSIFIPKEAKPNQTAVVICPGGGYTHLAFDKEGTKVAEWFNSLGIAAFVLKYRMPTDLTMKNKNIGPLQDAQEAIRYVRQNVSKWNIDPNKIGILGFSAGGHLASTASTHYDDKVYDSTYKVSARPDFSLLIYPVISMENEITHKGSQTNLLGNNPSKELINNYSNEKRVTSKTPPTFLIHATDDTVVIPENSINYYLALKKKGVSAELHIYEKGGHGFGLGVADTSKYWTRDCEEWLKSNGYN; this is encoded by the coding sequence TTGAAAACTACAAGAACACAATCTTCAAGAGGAATTACGTTGAGTTTTCTTCTTTTCTCAGGACTATTTTCTATGAATGCACAAGATCAAGTAATTCCGTTATGGGATAAAATTCCAGATGAAATAAAAGCAGTCAATTATAAAGAAAAACCAGAGTTAAAAGATGGAAAGATGCAAAGTACAAGTCAGGTTTCTGTGCCTACTTTGAGTATTTTTATTCCGAAAGAAGCAAAACCAAATCAAACGGCGGTAGTTATTTGTCCAGGGGGCGGTTATACGCATTTGGCCTTTGACAAAGAGGGAACAAAAGTCGCTGAATGGTTTAACAGCTTAGGAATTGCAGCTTTTGTACTGAAATACAGAATGCCAACTGATTTGACCATGAAAAACAAAAATATCGGACCCTTGCAAGATGCTCAAGAAGCGATTCGCTACGTGAGACAAAATGTATCAAAATGGAATATTGACCCTAATAAAATTGGAATTTTAGGTTTTTCTGCTGGTGGACATTTGGCTTCGACTGCTTCAACACATTATGACGATAAAGTGTATGACTCAACATACAAAGTAAGTGCACGCCCTGATTTTTCGTTGCTGATTTATCCTGTAATTTCTATGGAAAATGAAATCACACATAAAGGTTCGCAGACCAATTTACTTGGAAATAATCCTTCAAAAGAGCTAATAAATAATTATTCAAACGAAAAGAGAGTGACTTCTAAAACACCTCCTACTTTCTTAATTCATGCTACAGATGATACTGTGGTTATTCCAGAAAACAGTATTAATTACTATTTGGCATTAAAGAAAAAAGGGGTTTCTGCAGAATTACATATATATGAAAAAGGTGGTCACGGATTTGGATTAGGCGTTGCTGACACAAGCAAATATTGGACTAGAGATTGCGAAGAATGGCTTAAATCAAACGGATATAACTAG